Proteins from a genomic interval of Helicobacter pylori Shi112:
- a CDS encoding sialidase family protein, which produces MEHSRNRLKHAAFFVGLFIVLFLIIMKHQTPPYAFLHNQTLSTKSPPYFTQFTIPKPDGALSVHASALISLPNDNLLSAYFSGTKEGARDVTISANLFDSKINRWSEAFIILTKEELSYYSHEYIKKLGNPLLFLHGDKILLFVVGVSMGGWATSKIYQLESALEPIHFKFVQKLSLSPFLNLSHLIRNKPLNTTDGGFMLPLYHELATQYPLLLKFDKHNNPRELLRPNALNHQLQPSLTPFKDCAVMAFRNHSFKDSLMLETCKTPTAWQKPMLTNLKNLNDALNLINLNKELYLIHNPSDSSLRRKELLLSKLENSNSFKTLKILDKANEVSYPSYSLNSHFIDIVYTYNRSHIKHIRFNMAYLKSLLK; this is translated from the coding sequence TTGGAACATTCAAGAAATCGCCTAAAACATGCCGCCTTTTTTGTGGGGCTTTTTATCGTTTTATTTTTAATTATAATGAAGCACCAAACCCCCCCCTATGCTTTTTTGCACAATCAAACCCTTTCAACCAAAAGCCCCCCCTATTTCACACAATTCACTATCCCTAAACCAGATGGTGCTTTAAGCGTGCATGCGAGCGCTTTAATCAGCTTGCCTAACGATAACCTTTTGAGCGCTTATTTTAGCGGCACTAAAGAAGGGGCAAGGGATGTGACAATCAGCGCGAATCTTTTTGACAGCAAGATCAATCGCTGGAGTGAAGCCTTCATCATTTTAACCAAAGAAGAGCTTTCTTATTATTCGCATGAATACATCAAAAAACTAGGTAACCCCTTGCTTTTTTTGCATGGCGATAAAATTTTGTTGTTTGTCGTAGGGGTGAGCATGGGCGGGTGGGCCACTTCTAAAATCTATCAACTTGAAAGCGCTTTAGAGCCGATTCACTTTAAGTTTGTGCAAAAACTCTCTTTAAGCCCTTTTTTAAACTTAAGCCATTTGATAAGGAATAAGCCTTTAAACACCACTGATGGCGGGTTTATGCTACCGCTTTACCACGAATTAGCCACCCAATACCCCTTGTTGTTGAAATTTGACAAACACAATAACCCAAGAGAGCTTTTAAGGCCTAATGCCCTAAACCACCAGCTCCAGCCAAGCCTAACCCCCTTTAAAGACTGCGCTGTCATGGCGTTTAGAAACCATTCTTTTAAAGATAGCCTCATGCTAGAAACCTGTAAAACCCCCACCGCTTGGCAAAAACCCATGCTTACGAATTTGAAAAACTTGAATGACGCTTTGAACTTGATCAATTTAAACAAAGAATTGTATTTGATCCACAACCCTAGCGATTCATCACTGCGTCGTAAAGAACTCTTGCTTTCTAAATTAGAAAACTCAAACTCTTTTAAAACCTTAAAAATTTTAGATAAAGCAAATGAAGTGAGTTACCCAAGCTATAGTCTTAATTCTCATTTTATAGATATTGTCTATACCTACAACCGCTCTCATATCAAGCACATCCGTTTTAATATGGCTTATTTAAAATCCCTTCTCAAGTGA
- a CDS encoding 3-deoxy-d-manno-octulosonic acid hydrolase subunit 1, which produces MFIHSSYTLSFVWLFLIFFFFKNKPLGLRFSLSFVSVILSNTAFKDSLSLNAFLSSFTAPLSPFSCLLILSYALFSCRLLQKPPLETLQSYSVMLFFNLLLLIDILGFLPFSIYHHFMASLIFSALFCGSLFLSSPLLGVIALVALSSSLLMRSNFQILDSLLDFPLLLFVFFKTLSLVKKRLY; this is translated from the coding sequence ATGTTTATACATTCTTCTTACACGCTGAGTTTTGTATGGCTTTTTTTAATTTTCTTTTTTTTCAAAAATAAGCCATTGGGTTTGAGATTTTCACTCTCTTTTGTAAGCGTGATTTTAAGCAATACCGCTTTTAAAGACTCTCTATCGCTCAACGCCTTTTTAAGCAGTTTTACAGCCCCCTTAAGCCCCTTTAGCTGTCTTTTGATCCTTTCTTATGCGCTCTTTTCTTGCCGCCTCCTCCAAAAGCCCCCTTTAGAAACCTTGCAATCTTATAGCGTCATGCTGTTTTTCAATCTGTTGCTTTTGATAGATATTTTAGGGTTTTTGCCTTTTTCAATTTATCATCATTTCATGGCTTCTCTTATTTTTAGCGCGCTTTTTTGTGGCAGTTTGTTTTTGAGCAGTCCCTTATTAGGCGTGATCGCTTTAGTGGCGTTATCCAGTTCGCTTTTAATGCGTTCTAATTTTCAAATTTTAGATTCTTTATTGGATTTCCCCTTGCTTCTTTTTGTCTTTTTTAAGACTTTATCTCTTGTTAAAAAAAGGTTGTATTAA
- a CDS encoding energy transducer TonB, whose protein sequence is MPENSKLQPAKLGKNFDPVDHSNRNFFFSLILSVLLHWLIYFLFEHRGDFFPSKPKLVKVDPKNLLILKRGHSQDPSKNTQGAPKPTLAGPQKPPTPPTPPIPPTPPKPIEKPKPKPKPKPEPKKPNHKHKALKKVEKVEEKKVVEEKKEEKKIVEQKVEQKKVEEKKPVKKEFDPNQLSFLPKEVAPPRQENNKGLDNQTRRDIDELYGEEFGDLGTAEKDFIRNNLRDIGRITQKYLEYPQVAAYLGQDGTNAVEFYLHPNGDISDLKIIIGSEYKMLDDNTLKTIQIAYKDYPRPKTKTLIRIRVRYYLGGN, encoded by the coding sequence ATGCCGGAAAATTCTAAACTACAACCTGCTAAGTTAGGGAAAAATTTTGACCCTGTGGATCATTCTAACAGGAATTTTTTCTTTTCTCTCATTCTGTCTGTATTGTTACACTGGTTGATTTATTTTTTATTTGAACACAGAGGGGATTTTTTTCCTTCAAAACCCAAACTCGTTAAAGTGGATCCTAAAAATTTATTGATTTTAAAAAGAGGCCATTCACAAGATCCCAGTAAAAACACCCAAGGCGCTCCTAAACCCACGCTGGCTGGCCCCCAAAAACCTCCCACACCCCCAACCCCACCCATTCCGCCAACCCCGCCAAAACCTATAGAAAAGCCTAAGCCTAAACCAAAACCCAAACCTGAACCCAAAAAGCCCAATCACAAACATAAGGCTCTTAAAAAAGTGGAAAAAGTGGAAGAGAAAAAAGTAGTAGAGGAGAAAAAAGAAGAGAAAAAAATAGTAGAGCAAAAAGTAGAGCAGAAAAAAGTGGAAGAGAAAAAACCTGTCAAAAAAGAATTTGACCCCAATCAGCTTTCTTTCTTGCCTAAAGAAGTTGCGCCACCCAGACAAGAAAATAATAAAGGCTTGGATAACCAAACCAGGAGGGATATTGATGAATTGTATGGCGAAGAATTTGGGGATTTAGGCACAGCCGAAAAAGATTTCATCAGGAATAATTTAAGGGATATTGGGCGCATCACGCAAAAATATTTAGAATACCCTCAAGTGGCGGCTTATTTAGGGCAAGACGGGACGAATGCGGTAGAGTTTTACTTGCACCCTAATGGCGATATTAGCGATCTTAAAATCATCATTGGCTCTGAATACAAAATGCTTGATGACAACACCTTAAAGACCATTCAGATCGCTTATAAGGATTACCCACGCCCCAAAACTAAAACCCTCATTCGCATTAGAGTGCGTTATTACTTAGGGGGCAATTAA
- the pyrC gene encoding dihydroorotase → MEITLFDPIDAHLHVRENALLKAVLRYSSEPFSVAVIMPNLSKPLINTPTTLEYEEEILNHSSNFKPLMSLYFNDGLTLEELQRAQEKGIRFLKLYPKGMTTNAQNGTSDLLGEKTLEILENAQKLGFILCIHAEQAGFCLDKEFLCHSVLETFALSFPKLKIIIEHLSDWRSIALIEKHDNLYATLTLHHISMTLDDLLGGSLNPHCFCKPLIKTKKDQERLLSLALKAHPKISFGSDSAPHFISKKHSANIPAGIFSAPILLPALCELFEKHNALENLQAFISDNAKKIYAPDNLPAKKVRLSKTPFIVPTHTLCLNEKIAILRGGETLSWNIQEIA, encoded by the coding sequence ATGGAGATCACGCTTTTTGACCCTATAGACGCCCACTTGCATGTGCGAGAAAACGCACTTTTAAAAGCGGTGTTAAGATATTCTAGCGAGCCTTTTAGCGTTGCGGTGATCATGCCTAACCTCAGTAAGCCCTTAATCAACACTCCAACCACCCTTGAATACGAAGAAGAAATTTTAAACCATTCTTCAAACTTCAAGCCTTTAATGAGTTTGTATTTTAATGATGGCTTGACTTTAGAAGAATTGCAACGCGCCCAAGAAAAAGGCATCAGGTTTTTAAAGCTCTACCCCAAAGGCATGACCACAAACGCGCAAAACGGCACTTCGGATTTGTTGGGTGAGAAAACTTTAGAGATTTTAGAAAACGCCCAAAAATTAGGCTTTATTTTATGCATCCACGCAGAACAAGCCGGGTTTTGTTTGGATAAAGAATTTTTATGCCATAGCGTTTTAGAAACTTTCGCCCTTTCATTCCCTAAACTCAAAATCATTATAGAGCATTTGAGCGATTGGCGCAGTATCGCTTTAATTGAAAAGCATGACAACCTCTATGCGACTTTAACCTTACACCATATCAGCATGACCTTAGATGATTTATTAGGGGGGAGTTTGAACCCGCATTGTTTTTGCAAACCTTTAATCAAAACCAAAAAAGACCAAGAAAGGCTTTTATCCCTTGCTTTAAAAGCCCACCCTAAAATCTCTTTTGGCTCTGATAGCGCCCCGCATTTTATCTCTAAAAAGCATAGCGCTAACATCCCAGCAGGCATCTTTTCTGCCCCTATTTTGTTGCCTGCGTTGTGCGAACTTTTTGAAAAACACAACGCTTTAGAAAACTTGCAAGCCTTTATCAGCGATAACGCTAAAAAAATCTATGCACCAGACAATTTGCCAGCTAAAAAGGTGCGTTTGTCTAAAACACCCTTTATAGTCCCCACGCACACGCTTTGTTTGAATGAAAAAATCGCTATCTTAAGAGGGGGCGAAACGCTATCTTGGAACATTCAAGAAATCGCCTAA